The Aeromicrobium yanjiei genome includes a region encoding these proteins:
- a CDS encoding DNA polymerase III subunit gamma and tau, translating into MDAPLALYRRYRPETFAEVIGQAHVTDPLRHALAANRVNHAYLFSGPRGCGKTTSARILARALNCEKAPIADPCGECQSCRDLARGGPGSIDVIEIDAASHGGVDDARDLRERAFFAPVSSRYKVYIIDEAHMVSPQGFNALLKLVEEPPPHLKFIFATTEPDKVIGTIRSRTHHYPFRLVPPKALGDYLMQLCEAEGVTLAPTALPLVVRAGQGSVRDTLSVLDQLLGGAGPDGVTYDLAVQLLGYTPDSLLDEAIDAFAAGDGSTVFGVVDKVIETGQDPRRFAEDLLQRLRDLVIVAAVPDALDKGLLDVPGDRAERLVTQANGFGPSELTRAADIVNAALMEFRGATAPRLLLELMCARILVPGADNSTQGFQARLDRVERRLHMDGGAPEASPAAVHPPAVQPAPAPQPTPAPQPTPAPQPVAAPVQAERVEPAPPVQAEPAPSAPPVAQRPAPVAEPEPERAAPAAPAAPQVEEPAGTLTIADVRRLWPEILDRIRDMRRFAWIMLSQNAQVMALDGQVLTIALVNAGARDSFINSGSADYVQKALHQVLGVTWRIEAIVDPGTRPGVVDDYDDGSSRPAAAPTSSAPSTPPVAVPDSVRQAMREQHSPQTREDPDASADRNDPVVDHEVLDPELLLSRELGAQVIDEHPAD; encoded by the coding sequence GTGGATGCCCCCCTCGCGCTGTATCGCCGCTACCGGCCGGAGACGTTTGCCGAGGTGATCGGGCAGGCGCACGTGACCGATCCGCTCCGCCACGCGCTGGCCGCCAACCGGGTCAACCACGCGTACCTCTTCTCGGGCCCGCGAGGCTGCGGCAAGACGACCAGCGCCCGCATCCTTGCGCGCGCGCTCAACTGCGAGAAGGCGCCGATCGCCGATCCGTGCGGCGAGTGCCAGAGCTGCCGTGACCTCGCGCGCGGCGGGCCGGGCAGCATCGACGTCATCGAGATCGACGCGGCCAGCCACGGCGGTGTCGACGACGCCCGCGACCTGCGCGAGCGGGCCTTCTTCGCCCCGGTCAGCAGCCGCTACAAGGTCTACATCATCGACGAGGCCCACATGGTCTCCCCGCAGGGCTTCAACGCGCTGCTCAAGCTCGTCGAGGAGCCGCCGCCGCACCTGAAGTTCATCTTCGCGACGACCGAGCCCGACAAGGTCATCGGCACGATCCGCTCGCGCACCCACCACTACCCGTTCCGGCTGGTGCCGCCCAAGGCGCTCGGCGACTACCTCATGCAGCTGTGCGAGGCCGAGGGCGTGACCCTCGCGCCGACCGCGCTGCCGCTGGTCGTCCGCGCGGGACAGGGATCGGTCCGTGACACGCTCAGCGTGCTCGACCAGCTGCTCGGCGGCGCCGGGCCCGACGGCGTGACGTACGACCTCGCTGTCCAGCTGCTCGGCTACACGCCCGACTCGCTGCTCGACGAGGCCATCGACGCCTTCGCGGCCGGCGACGGGTCGACCGTGTTCGGCGTCGTCGACAAGGTCATCGAGACGGGCCAGGACCCGCGCCGCTTCGCCGAGGACCTGCTGCAGCGGCTGCGTGACCTCGTGATCGTCGCCGCGGTGCCCGATGCCCTCGACAAGGGGTTGCTCGACGTGCCGGGCGACCGCGCGGAGCGCCTGGTCACCCAGGCCAACGGCTTCGGCCCGTCCGAGCTGACCCGCGCGGCCGACATCGTCAACGCGGCGCTGATGGAGTTCCGCGGGGCGACCGCACCGCGGCTGCTCCTCGAGCTCATGTGCGCCCGCATCCTCGTGCCGGGGGCCGACAACTCCACGCAGGGCTTCCAGGCCCGCCTCGACCGGGTCGAGCGTCGCCTGCACATGGACGGGGGCGCCCCGGAGGCGAGTCCCGCCGCGGTGCACCCGCCTGCGGTCCAGCCTGCCCCGGCCCCGCAGCCGACCCCGGCTCCGCAGCCGACCCCGGCCCCGCAGCCGGTCGCAGCGCCCGTGCAGGCCGAACGCGTCGAGCCCGCGCCGCCCGTCCAGGCCGAGCCCGCCCCGTCCGCGCCCCCCGTCGCCCAGCGACCCGCACCGGTCGCGGAGCCCGAGCCCGAGCGTGCTGCTCCCGCTGCTCCCGCTGCACCGCAGGTGGAGGAGCCGGCCGGCACGCTGACGATCGCCGACGTACGACGTCTCTGGCCCGAGATCCTCGACCGGATCCGCGACATGCGCCGCTTCGCCTGGATCATGCTGAGCCAGAACGCTCAGGTCATGGCGCTGGACGGTCAGGTCCTGACCATCGCGCTGGTCAACGCCGGCGCACGCGACTCGTTCATCAACAGCGGATCGGCCGACTACGTCCAAAAGGCCCTGCACCAGGTCCTCGGCGTGACCTGGCGCATCGAGGCGATCGTCGACCCGGGCACCCGCCCCGGCGTGGTCGACGACTACGACGACGGCTCCTCGCGCCCGGCCGCGGCTCCCACCTCGTCGGCACCCTCGACGCCGCCTGTGGCGGTGCCCGACTCGGTCCGCCAGGCGATGAGGGAGCAGCACAGCCCCCAGACGCGCGAGGACCCCGACGCGTCCGCCGATCGCAACGATCCCGTCGTCGACCACGAGGTCCTCGATCCCGAGCTGCTGCTGAGCCGGGAGCTCGGGGCGCAGGTCATTGACGAGCACCCCGCGGACTGA
- a CDS encoding TetR/AcrR family transcriptional regulator: protein MTATPRRTQAERREGTIAAVVDATVEALGEVGYARTTTAEIARRAGVSQGGLFRHFDSRLDVILAAADAVRARQFVDFRAGLAQLEEFDVAAVVRLLRRATRAPVNAAWYELLVAARADVDLRDRLAPLADRYHREIIELGRALPIAEAMPAEQLDAIVIGIVHMLDGEALIATVHVDTAREDVRVEQLVRILAGEPLFDRESGDGAQG, encoded by the coding sequence GTGACCGCGACCCCCCGCCGTACGCAGGCCGAGCGGCGGGAGGGCACGATCGCGGCAGTCGTCGACGCGACGGTCGAGGCGCTCGGCGAGGTCGGGTACGCCCGCACGACGACGGCCGAGATCGCTCGGCGGGCGGGGGTCTCCCAGGGCGGCCTGTTCCGGCACTTCGACTCGCGCCTCGACGTCATCCTCGCCGCGGCGGACGCCGTCCGGGCCCGCCAGTTCGTGGACTTCCGGGCCGGTCTGGCGCAGCTCGAGGAGTTCGACGTGGCCGCGGTCGTACGCCTGCTGCGCCGCGCGACCCGGGCGCCGGTCAACGCCGCTTGGTACGAGCTGCTCGTCGCGGCGCGCGCGGACGTCGACCTGCGGGACCGGCTCGCACCGCTCGCGGACCGCTATCACCGCGAGATCATCGAGCTCGGGCGGGCGCTGCCGATCGCCGAGGCGATGCCCGCCGAGCAGCTGGACGCCATCGTCATCGGGATCGTGCACATGCTCGACGGCGAGGCGCTGATCGCGACGGTCCACGTCGACACCGCCCGCGAGGACGTGCGGGTCGAGCAGCTCGTGCGCATCCTCGCAGGTGAGCCGCTGTTCGACCGCGAGTCGGGTGACGGGGCTCAGGGCTGA
- a CDS encoding TetR family transcriptional regulator — MKAKNSLNRELVVESALRIVDASGLEALTVRKVADEFGVTPMALYWHFSNKEALLDAVGDAVVAGMGLPDPDLGLEGYLRDAMTALVDAMREHPHATPLVPHRLLMVEAGRDLTEMTLRKLVDEGFAIDKAAAVAHYALMMSMTLVVGEPGKETTVKPADRDEALAAKMSLLQSLPEDSYPLLRAAAPSMVNCADSDDYYGSAIDIFVAGVMAEARALATS; from the coding sequence GTGAAGGCGAAGAACTCTTTGAACCGTGAGCTGGTCGTCGAGAGCGCGCTGCGCATCGTGGACGCGTCCGGCCTCGAGGCGCTGACGGTGCGCAAGGTCGCTGACGAGTTCGGCGTGACCCCGATGGCGCTCTACTGGCACTTCTCCAACAAGGAGGCGCTGCTCGACGCGGTGGGCGACGCCGTCGTGGCCGGGATGGGTCTGCCCGACCCGGATCTCGGCCTCGAGGGATATCTCCGCGACGCCATGACGGCGCTGGTCGACGCGATGCGCGAGCACCCCCACGCGACGCCGCTGGTGCCGCATCGCCTGCTGATGGTGGAGGCCGGTCGGGATCTCACCGAGATGACGCTCCGCAAGCTGGTCGACGAGGGGTTCGCGATCGACAAGGCCGCGGCCGTCGCCCACTACGCGCTGATGATGTCGATGACCCTGGTGGTGGGCGAGCCGGGCAAGGAGACGACGGTCAAGCCGGCTGATCGCGACGAGGCCCTTGCGGCCAAGATGTCGCTGCTGCAGTCGCTGCCCGAGGACAGCTACCCACTGCTGCGCGCCGCGGCACCGTCCATGGTCAATTGCGCGGACTCCGACGACTACTACGGCTCGGCGATCGACATCTTCGTCGCCGGGGTCATGGCCGAGGCCCGCGCGCTCGCGACGTCCTGA
- a CDS encoding threonine/serine ThrE exporter family protein, whose protein sequence is MDGVDDTRQIQRTLDLALRVGEMLLSNGAGAADVTATMSSIAHHLGLRQAQVDVTFTTLEISYQAAFDEPAFSLTRHVTHRETDFEDLTDVDQVVTDLLRDDIDLDEARTRVARIASTGHHTSRWAVTVSYALIGAGIALLIGGDWLVTLIAAAASGGIEILQRYLSRLRLPFFYAQVAGGLLATLMAVAASAIDLDVDPSLVITASIVMLLAGLGFIGAIQDALTGFYVTAVARILEVMMSTAGIIVGVSGGLTVGGLLGVDITLDPGVAGLSRLPLMVTGAAIAAGAFAYSAYAPRRSIVPIAAVGGVAAGIYLFLADHDVGRAWPAGLAAVFIGLVGFTVAGWCRVPPLVVVVAAIVPLLPGLSIYRGLSMLAADNYAGILAMITAAAIAISLAAGVILGEYVAQPVRREARRLEQRLAGPRLVGPLRARAKRR, encoded by the coding sequence ATGGATGGCGTGGACGACACTCGCCAGATTCAGCGCACCCTCGACCTCGCCCTACGGGTCGGGGAGATGCTGCTGTCCAACGGTGCGGGTGCCGCCGACGTCACCGCGACGATGTCGTCGATCGCCCACCACCTGGGTCTGCGGCAGGCCCAGGTCGACGTGACGTTCACGACACTGGAGATCTCCTACCAGGCCGCATTCGACGAGCCGGCGTTCTCGCTGACCCGCCACGTCACGCACCGCGAGACCGACTTCGAGGACCTCACGGACGTCGACCAGGTCGTGACCGACCTGCTCCGGGACGACATCGACCTGGACGAGGCGCGGACGCGGGTCGCCCGGATCGCGTCGACCGGCCACCACACCTCGCGCTGGGCCGTGACCGTGTCGTACGCGCTCATCGGCGCGGGGATCGCCCTGCTGATCGGCGGCGACTGGCTCGTCACGCTCATCGCAGCGGCGGCGTCGGGCGGCATCGAGATCCTCCAGCGCTATCTCTCGCGGCTGCGGCTGCCGTTCTTCTACGCCCAGGTGGCCGGCGGGCTCCTCGCGACCCTGATGGCGGTCGCGGCGAGCGCGATCGACCTCGACGTCGACCCGTCGCTCGTCATCACCGCGAGCATCGTGATGCTCCTGGCGGGGCTCGGCTTCATCGGCGCGATCCAGGATGCGCTGACCGGCTTCTACGTCACCGCGGTCGCCCGCATCCTCGAGGTGATGATGTCGACCGCCGGCATCATCGTCGGCGTCAGCGGCGGCCTGACCGTGGGTGGCCTGCTCGGCGTCGACATCACCCTCGACCCGGGCGTCGCCGGCCTGTCCCGCCTCCCGCTGATGGTCACGGGTGCCGCGATCGCCGCCGGCGCGTTCGCCTACTCCGCGTACGCCCCGCGCCGCAGCATCGTCCCGATCGCGGCCGTCGGCGGGGTCGCCGCCGGCATCTACCTGTTCCTCGCCGACCACGACGTGGGGCGCGCCTGGCCCGCCGGACTCGCCGCGGTCTTCATCGGCCTGGTCGGGTTCACCGTCGCGGGTTGGTGCCGCGTGCCGCCGCTCGTGGTGGTCGTCGCCGCGATCGTCCCGCTGCTCCCCGGACTGTCGATCTACCGCGGCCTCTCGATGCTGGCCGCCGACAACTACGCCGGCATCCTCGCGATGATCACCGCCGCCGCGATCGCCATCTCGCTCGCGGCCGGCGTCATCCTCGGCGAGTACGTCGCTCAGCCCGTGCGACGCGAGGCCCGGCGCCTCGAGCAGCGCCTCGCCGGCCCCCGTCTGGTGGGGCCCCTCAGAGCCCGCGCCAAGCGCAGATGA
- a CDS encoding acyl-CoA dehydrogenase family protein, with translation MDFTLDSEQTALRDAVRGLLSKAYDSSETRRQVTKTDPGWDEKTWSRLAEMGALGLPFAEEDGGFGAGPVEVSIVAEEIGRVIAPEPYVEAVVLAGGLVAATGTASQRAEIIGALAEGSLVPAFAHTEPGARYSEDARGVTATATGDGWTLTGVKEPVLGGGRADLLIVSAAVEGGTGLFLVTPDAAGLTRTSYSTFDGGRAAHIGLDSTPAVPLGEPGADQSAAIAASVAAAQIAYGHEAIGAMATALEETTAYLKTRKQFGVPLMTFQALTFRAADMYVSLELARSTVTWATMVLLDGGEGADALEAASRAKLQVSKAGRHIGKEAIQLHGGIGMTAEYSVGHYMSRLTAIDHALGDGRHHLAALSATLDDHGVVDPLP, from the coding sequence ATGGACTTCACACTGGACTCAGAGCAGACAGCACTGCGCGATGCCGTGCGCGGGCTGCTCTCGAAGGCCTACGACTCGTCCGAGACGCGTCGCCAGGTGACCAAGACCGATCCGGGCTGGGACGAGAAGACCTGGTCGCGGCTCGCCGAGATGGGCGCCCTGGGCCTCCCGTTCGCGGAGGAGGACGGCGGCTTCGGCGCCGGACCCGTCGAGGTCTCGATCGTCGCCGAGGAGATCGGGCGCGTCATCGCCCCCGAGCCGTACGTCGAGGCGGTCGTCCTCGCGGGCGGCCTCGTCGCGGCGACCGGCACCGCCTCGCAGCGCGCCGAGATCATCGGCGCCCTGGCCGAGGGATCGCTCGTCCCGGCGTTCGCGCACACCGAGCCGGGCGCCCGCTACAGCGAGGACGCCCGCGGCGTCACCGCGACGGCGACCGGCGACGGCTGGACGCTCACGGGCGTCAAGGAGCCGGTGCTCGGCGGCGGTCGCGCCGACCTGCTCATCGTCAGCGCGGCGGTCGAGGGTGGCACCGGGCTGTTCCTGGTGACGCCCGACGCAGCGGGCCTGACCCGCACGTCGTACTCGACGTTCGACGGCGGTCGCGCGGCCCACATCGGCCTCGACAGCACGCCGGCGGTCCCGCTCGGCGAGCCCGGAGCCGATCAGTCGGCCGCCATCGCGGCCTCGGTCGCGGCGGCGCAGATCGCGTACGGCCACGAGGCGATCGGCGCCATGGCGACGGCGCTGGAGGAGACGACGGCGTACCTCAAGACGCGCAAGCAGTTCGGCGTCCCGCTGATGACGTTCCAGGCGCTGACGTTCCGCGCGGCCGACATGTACGTGTCGCTCGAGCTGGCCCGCAGCACGGTGACGTGGGCGACGATGGTCCTGCTCGACGGCGGGGAGGGCGCGGATGCGCTCGAGGCCGCCTCGCGCGCCAAGCTGCAGGTCAGCAAGGCCGGTCGTCACATCGGCAAGGAGGCCATCCAGCTGCACGGTGGCATCGGCATGACCGCGGAGTACAGCGTCGGTCACTACATGTCGCGCCTCACCGCGATCGACCACGCGCTCGGCGACGGTCGGCACCACCTCGCGGCCCTGTCAGCGACACTGGACGACCACGGCGTCGTCGATCCTCTGCCGTGA
- a CDS encoding anthranilate synthase component II — MLFIDNYDSFVYNLVQYVGELGASAEVVRNDAVTVDELVAARARGDFTHLVVSPGPGTPADAGISVEAIRRLGPTTPTLGVCLGHQAIGEAHGARVVRAPEIAHGKPSLVHHDGRGVFDRLPSPLVCARYHSLVIDPATLPADLEVTARTASGIVMGVRHRTHPVEGVQMHPESILTSRGHDMLRTFLTRSASGANRSATGAD; from the coding sequence GTGCTGTTCATCGACAACTACGACTCGTTCGTCTACAACCTCGTCCAGTACGTCGGTGAGCTCGGCGCGTCCGCCGAGGTGGTGCGCAACGACGCCGTGACGGTCGACGAGCTCGTGGCGGCGCGTGCGCGGGGCGACTTCACCCACCTGGTCGTCTCCCCGGGTCCCGGCACGCCCGCCGACGCCGGCATCAGCGTCGAGGCGATCCGCCGTCTGGGGCCGACGACGCCGACGCTCGGGGTGTGCCTCGGGCACCAGGCGATCGGTGAGGCCCACGGCGCCAGGGTGGTGCGGGCGCCCGAGATCGCCCACGGCAAGCCGTCGCTGGTCCACCACGACGGACGCGGGGTCTTCGACCGGCTGCCGTCCCCGCTCGTGTGCGCCCGCTACCACTCGCTGGTGATCGACCCGGCGACCCTGCCGGCCGATCTCGAGGTCACCGCCCGCACCGCGTCCGGGATCGTGATGGGCGTCCGTCACCGCACCCACCCGGTCGAGGGCGTCCAGATGCACCCCGAGTCGATCCTCACCTCCCGCGGCCACGACATGCTCCGCACCTTCCTCACCCGATCCGCAAGTGGCGCAAACCGATCCGCGACTGGCGCGGACTGA
- a CDS encoding acyl-CoA dehydrogenase family protein: protein MRLQLSDEDVAFREEMREFFTTQIPQDIRDTVAARRELSKDQIVRSMQAMNAAGIAVPNWPVEWGGKDWTPLQRHIWHEEMQLAGVVPPLAFNASMIGPVIATFGSQEIKERFLPKTANLDIWWSQGFSEPDAGSDLASLRTTAVREGDEYVVNGQKTWTTLGQYGDWIFTLVRTDPTVKKQAGISLLLIDMTSPGLTVRPIELIDGGHEVNEVFFDNVRVPVANLVGEENKGWDYAKFLLGNERVGVAPVGSTKRALAEAKEYAKTAGPGGTSLLDDPLIAAEIADLENDLLALELTALRVVAHSADGKPHPASSVLKLQGTVLQQAVTELWVDLAGPDSLATGAGEGSDVPELARTATPNYLNYRKASIYGGSNEVQRQIIAGTILGLRG, encoded by the coding sequence ATGAGACTTCAGCTGTCAGACGAGGACGTCGCATTCCGCGAGGAGATGCGCGAGTTCTTCACCACCCAGATTCCCCAGGACATCCGGGACACCGTGGCTGCCCGCCGCGAGCTGTCCAAGGACCAGATCGTCCGCTCGATGCAGGCGATGAACGCCGCCGGGATCGCCGTTCCCAACTGGCCGGTCGAGTGGGGCGGCAAGGACTGGACGCCGCTCCAGCGCCACATCTGGCACGAGGAGATGCAGCTGGCCGGCGTCGTGCCGCCGCTCGCCTTCAACGCCTCGATGATCGGACCGGTCATCGCGACGTTCGGCTCGCAGGAGATCAAGGAGCGCTTCCTGCCCAAGACGGCCAATCTCGACATCTGGTGGTCACAGGGCTTCTCCGAGCCCGACGCCGGCTCCGACCTCGCGTCGCTGCGCACCACCGCGGTCCGCGAGGGTGACGAGTACGTGGTCAACGGCCAGAAGACGTGGACGACCCTCGGCCAGTACGGCGACTGGATCTTCACGCTCGTGCGCACCGATCCCACGGTCAAGAAGCAGGCCGGCATCTCGCTCCTGCTGATCGACATGACGTCGCCGGGCCTGACGGTCCGCCCGATCGAGCTGATCGACGGCGGTCACGAGGTCAACGAGGTCTTCTTCGACAACGTCCGTGTGCCGGTCGCCAACCTCGTCGGCGAGGAGAACAAGGGCTGGGACTACGCGAAGTTCCTGCTGGGCAACGAGCGCGTCGGCGTGGCCCCCGTGGGCTCGACGAAGCGCGCCCTGGCCGAGGCCAAGGAGTACGCCAAGACGGCCGGCCCCGGCGGCACCTCGCTGCTCGACGACCCGCTGATCGCCGCCGAGATCGCGGACCTGGAGAACGATCTCCTGGCCCTCGAGCTCACCGCGCTGCGCGTCGTCGCGCACTCGGCCGACGGCAAGCCGCACCCCGCCTCGTCCGTCCTCAAGCTGCAGGGCACGGTGCTGCAGCAGGCCGTGACCGAGCTGTGGGTCGACCTGGCCGGGCCGGACTCGCTAGCCACCGGCGCCGGCGAGGGCTCGGACGTCCCCGAGCTGGCCCGCACCGCGACGCCCAACTACCTCAACTACCGCAAGGCGTCGATCTACGGCGGTTCCAACGAGGTGCAACGACAGATCATCGCCGGCACGATCCTGGGACTGAGGGGCTGA
- a CDS encoding N-acyl-D-amino-acid deacylase family protein yields the protein MNELDLVINGGTYFDGTGAPGVVANVGVRDGRVAAVSPSPLPVGPGTRVVDAAGQWVMPGFVDAHTHYDAELQVAPGLNESVRHGVTTVLVGNCSLSTVYSSPLDIADLFSRVEALPRTHVLSSLEDAKTWSTPQGWVDALEALPLGPNVASFLGHSDVRASVMGMGRSTDPAQKATRGEQAEIERRLEDALDAGFLGISTMTNPWDKLDGDRYRSRSLPSTYSSWKEFRGLSRVLRRRDRVLQGVPNLNKKYDIAFYLATSTGLGRKPLRVSLLAAADTKAEPWVQRIFEPLALLANKIGRGRFTWQHLPTTFRVWADGIDLVVFEEFGSGREALHLREEMGRNELLRDEAYRRWFRRDFDKRFSPRVWHRDFDDAEITECPDPALVGMMIGDVARQRGLHPVDCYLDLVVEHGTGLRWKTNIANTRPEVQDALINRYGITIGFSDAGAHLRNMAFYNFGIRLLNRVHQAQSGRKPFMSVEKAIFKLTGELGDFYGIDAGHIRLGDRADIVVVDPAGLSDEVDSYHEALMPAFGNISRMVNRNDAAVSATVVSGEVVFERGDFVEGYGRTLGTGRFLRAGERRGTVTPVRRAEPAVAQ from the coding sequence ATGAACGAGCTCGACCTGGTGATCAACGGCGGTACGTACTTCGACGGCACGGGGGCGCCCGGCGTCGTCGCGAACGTCGGGGTCAGGGACGGCCGGGTGGCCGCCGTCAGCCCGAGCCCGCTCCCGGTGGGCCCCGGCACGAGGGTCGTTGACGCGGCCGGCCAGTGGGTCATGCCGGGCTTCGTCGACGCCCACACCCACTACGACGCCGAGCTCCAGGTGGCCCCGGGCCTCAACGAGTCCGTACGTCACGGGGTCACGACGGTCCTGGTCGGCAACTGCTCCCTGTCGACGGTCTACTCCTCGCCGCTGGACATCGCCGACCTGTTCAGCCGGGTCGAGGCGCTGCCGCGCACGCACGTCCTGTCCTCGCTGGAGGACGCCAAGACGTGGTCGACGCCGCAGGGGTGGGTCGACGCGCTCGAGGCGCTGCCGCTCGGCCCGAACGTCGCCTCGTTCCTCGGCCACTCGGACGTCCGCGCGAGCGTGATGGGGATGGGCCGCTCGACCGACCCGGCCCAGAAGGCGACCCGCGGCGAGCAGGCCGAGATCGAGCGCCGCCTCGAGGACGCCCTCGACGCGGGCTTCCTCGGCATCTCGACCATGACGAATCCCTGGGACAAGCTCGACGGTGACCGCTACCGCTCGCGCTCGCTGCCCTCGACGTACTCGAGCTGGAAGGAGTTCCGGGGCCTCAGCCGCGTGCTCCGCCGCCGCGACCGGGTGCTGCAGGGCGTGCCCAACCTCAACAAGAAGTACGACATCGCGTTCTACCTCGCGACCTCGACGGGTCTCGGCCGCAAGCCCCTACGCGTCTCGCTGCTCGCGGCCGCCGACACCAAGGCCGAGCCGTGGGTGCAGCGCATCTTCGAGCCGCTCGCGCTCCTCGCCAACAAGATCGGCCGGGGCAGGTTCACGTGGCAGCACCTGCCCACGACCTTCCGCGTGTGGGCCGACGGCATCGACCTGGTCGTGTTCGAGGAGTTCGGCTCGGGACGCGAGGCGCTGCACCTGCGCGAGGAGATGGGCCGCAACGAGCTCTTGCGCGACGAGGCGTACCGCCGCTGGTTCCGGCGCGACTTCGACAAGCGCTTCTCCCCGCGGGTCTGGCACCGCGACTTCGACGACGCCGAGATCACCGAGTGCCCTGACCCGGCCCTGGTCGGCATGATGATCGGCGACGTCGCCCGGCAGCGCGGCCTCCACCCGGTCGACTGCTATCTCGACCTCGTGGTCGAGCACGGCACCGGGCTGCGCTGGAAGACCAACATCGCCAACACGCGTCCGGAGGTCCAGGACGCGCTCATCAACCGCTACGGCATCACGATCGGCTTCTCCGACGCCGGTGCGCACCTGCGCAACATGGCGTTCTACAACTTCGGCATCCGGCTGCTCAACCGCGTCCACCAGGCACAGTCGGGCCGCAAGCCGTTCATGAGCGTCGAGAAGGCGATCTTCAAGCTGACCGGCGAGCTCGGCGACTTCTACGGCATCGACGCCGGGCACATCCGGCTCGGCGACCGAGCCGACATCGTGGTCGTGGATCCGGCCGGTCTCAGCGACGAGGTCGACAGCTACCACGAGGCGCTCATGCCCGCGTTCGGCAACATCAGCCGCATGGTCAACCGCAACGACGCCGCGGTCTCGGCGACCGTCGTCAGTGGCGAGGTGGTGTTCGAGCGCGGCGACTTCGTCGAGGGCTACGGACGTACGCTCGGCACCGGCCGCTTCCTGCGTGCCGGCGAGCGCCGCGGCACCGTGACGCCCGTCCGCCGCGCCGAGCCGGCGGTGGCACAGTAG
- a CDS encoding alpha/beta hydrolase translates to MSTWKADELGDGYERRTIALGTDPDGEGTIEATLVRHTPPQDVRAAVLYVHGFSDYFFQKELAEFFTERGYAFYALDLRKCGRSRREGQTGHYVSDLAMYDQELNASLAIIRDETDGKPVVLSGHSTGGLIIPLWLDRLNRRPGGSKGAGIAGVILNSPWFDLQGKAWMRTIGTRGIGLVAKVRPKDLIKLPPTNAYGTSLHVTAHGEWDFNTVYKPLEGFPVSYGWLTAVRRGQAQLHRGLDVGVPSLVLRSTRTKFAREYSPAVDEADAVLDVRQIARWSGCLGDSVTVEPIEGARHDVFISKEEPRRAAYDTVDRWLAAHDLPS, encoded by the coding sequence ATGAGCACCTGGAAGGCCGACGAGCTCGGCGACGGCTACGAGAGGCGCACGATCGCCCTCGGCACCGATCCCGACGGCGAGGGCACGATCGAGGCCACCTTGGTCCGGCACACGCCGCCGCAGGACGTCCGCGCGGCCGTGCTGTACGTCCACGGCTTCAGCGACTACTTCTTCCAAAAGGAGCTGGCCGAGTTCTTCACCGAGCGCGGCTACGCGTTCTACGCGCTCGACCTCCGCAAGTGCGGGCGTTCGCGGCGTGAGGGGCAGACCGGGCACTACGTGTCCGATCTCGCGATGTACGACCAGGAGCTGAACGCCTCGCTCGCGATCATCCGCGACGAGACCGACGGCAAGCCCGTCGTGCTGTCGGGCCACTCGACCGGCGGCCTGATCATCCCGCTGTGGCTGGACCGGCTCAACCGTCGTCCGGGCGGCTCGAAGGGCGCCGGCATCGCGGGTGTCATCCTCAACAGCCCGTGGTTCGACCTGCAGGGCAAGGCCTGGATGCGCACGATCGGCACGCGGGGGATCGGGCTGGTCGCGAAGGTCCGGCCCAAGGACCTCATCAAGCTGCCGCCCACCAATGCGTACGGCACGAGCCTGCACGTGACCGCGCACGGCGAGTGGGACTTCAACACGGTCTACAAGCCGCTCGAGGGGTTCCCCGTCTCGTACGGCTGGCTGACCGCGGTGCGCCGCGGCCAGGCCCAGCTGCACCGGGGGCTCGACGTGGGTGTGCCGTCGCTGGTGCTGCGCTCGACCAGGACGAAGTTCGCGCGGGAGTACTCGCCGGCCGTCGACGAGGCCGACGCGGTGCTCGACGTCCGTCAGATCGCCCGCTGGTCGGGCTGCCTCGGCGACTCCGTGACCGTCGAACCGATCGAGGGCGCCCGCCACGACGTGTTCATCTCCAAGGAGGAGCCGCGCCGGGCCGCGTACGACACGGTCGACCGCTGGCTGGCGGCCCACGACCTCCCAAGCTGA